A segment of the Desulfitobacterium dehalogenans ATCC 51507 genome:
GCCCACCGTTACACCGACTCTCTGGACAACCTTGTCTACCGGCGCCTATCCGGGAACCCACGGCATTACCTGCTTCTTTGGGCATAATCATGGTCAGTTGGATAGTCTGGTCTATAATCTGGACTCCAGACGCTGCAAAGCTGAACCGCTGTGGAATATTTATGCTGAAGAAGCCGACAAGAAAACCTTGGTATGGCATTGGCCGGGCAGCTCATGGCCTGCCACTTCGGATAGTCCCAACCTTCATGTTGTTGACGGTACTCAGCCCCAGACCATTAATACTGGCATTGCCGGTATAGATATTTCCAAGATAGTCGTTGCTTCAGATAAATTTACAGAGGTACAATTCCTGCCGAATACTTCCACTATTACCCCTGGCGCCGGTTGTATCATTGAGAATGTGGAAGAATTACTTGAAGATGATGGGGAAGTCAGTTATTTAAGAGCAGCCATATCAAGCGGTGCCAAAGTTATTAAAAATATCATTACTTGTGAAGAGGAAAATGAGGTCAATGTCCTGGCCAAAATGATTGCCGATTCAGTCAAGTCACCGATCAAAGAAGCTGCAGGTTGGGCTAATGCACCCGCCGGCGCCAAGGAGTTTACTATTATCCTGGGCAAAGGCCTGGACCGCCGTCCGGTCCTGCTTTTACAAAACGAACAGGGTGTTTACGATACGGTTCAGGTTTATAAATCCAAGAAGGATGCCGAGCCTCTTGTGACTCTTAAAGCCGAACAATCAGCTTATGATGTGGTGGATACCATCACGAATGATGACGGAGAACCTGTTTTAGGCAACAGAAACTACCACGCCTTAACCATCAGTCCTGACGGTTCTCAGGTCACCATGCTGATCGGTATGGCCTTGGATGTGAGCCGGGATGACTTATTCCACCCCAAGAGTTTGTACAAGGAAGTTATCGATAATATCGGGTATGTTCCTAACAGACCGGTAGTGAACGGCGCTAACGAAATCCTGGTTGACAAAGTATTTATTCCCACCTGGGACCACTATTCACAATGGCAGGCCGATTGCCTGACCTATTTTATGAAACATAATAAGTATGATATCATCTATTCCCATCTGCATAATGTGGATAATGGCGGTCATCTGTTCTGGCATTTTGCCAAGCATCAGGAGATGTGGAAGAATAATGAAGAAGCTTACAAGGTATTTATCGAGAGAATGTACATTCAGACCGATAATTATATAGGAAGATTCCTGCCTTATCTGGATGAAGGCTGGACTATCATTGTCACTGCGGATCATGGCTTGAGCTGCCAGGAAAATCACGGCGTGGAATTGGGTGAAGCCGGCGGCATCACCACACCGGTCATGGAAGAACTGGGTTATACCAAAATGCTTCTGGATGAAAACGGCAACCGGACTCACGAATTTGATTGGGCCAATACCAAAGCAGTGGCCAGCCGCGGCAATCATATTTATATCAACTTGATCGGCCGAGATGAGCACGGAATCGTTGACCCTAAAGACCAATACGATTTGGAAACCCAGATCATCTCCGATTTGTACCAATACCGGGATCACAAAACCGGCAAACGGGTTGTGGCCCTGGCTATGCGCAATAAGGATGCTGTGATTCTCGGTCTGAGCGGACCGGAGTGCGGGGATATCGTCTACTTCAAAGAAGAGACCTTCAATGTTATCCACGCGGACTCCTTATCCACCCAAAACGGCTATGCCGATACATCCCTTTCCCCGATTTTTGTGGCAGCCGGACCGGGAATCAAAGAAGGCTTTAAAACGGAACGGGTCATTCGTCAGGTAGATATCGCGCCGACCATGGCTTTCCTGAGCGGCGTTCGTTTACCGGCTCAGTCCGAGGGCTCACCTGTCCATCAAATTCTTACGGAAGAAATTTAAAGCCAACAGGAGGTTGGAAAGATATGTCCTTACAACGATTAAATGCCAAGAGCTTTGAAGAGATTATTTATGATCAAGGGAGCCCCTGCCTGGTGATCTTTTCGAGAAAAACCTGTCATGTCTGCAAAGGAGTAGTTCCGATTCTGGAAGAAATGCAGCCTGACTACGAGGGCAAATTCGGGTTTTATTATGTCGATGTGGAAGATGAACAGGCTTTATACCAAAGATTTTCCCTCAAAGGGGTTCCCCAGATTCTTTTCTTCAAAGACGGGGAGTTTCAGGGAAAACTGGTGGGCGCCGTGGATGATGAGAAGGTGAGTGATAAGATTATGGAGGTTGGTGAGGGGTGATAGGGTTCTCTTGTCCCTACTTTATACCGATTGAAGCAGTAGTCGAAAAGTTGGAGCCGAATTACGGGTAATTAGGGGAACGGTAGACTCTCATCACATCACATGTCCCAAGCACCTTATATTCATATGAATTTAAGAAGCCCATTCGATATCATCAGCTTATGATATCGGATGGGTTTCTTTACCTTAATATTGGATTAAAAGCTCTGGTCATCAGCGACTTTTCCAGCTGTCTGTTCCGCGAAATTCCGGGGGAAAATTAATATAGAAACCACGCGGATACCAGATGTCCAGCCGTTCAATGCGGTGACAACATTGACGTAAAATACATGGGATCCGCCTGATTGTCGATTTTCTGCACCATACAGTTTTGCTTATTGACTGCTTGCTTCGATTCCGCATCGAAATAGATTTTCTCCCGAGAAAAACGCTGGGCTGAGGTTACCATCATTTTCCGCAGCAGCAAATTATGGTGATACTGTCCCAAAAAGTTCTCTACATTAGTATGAGAAAATAGTAAATAGTAAGTCCAAGCTGGTGATAATTAAGCTTTAATACCGGATTGGATTAGGGATTAGTATATAAGGAGAAATTGGTTAAAGATTTACAGGAGTTATTAGGCGGGAGAGGAGCTTAGGTGAGAAGGTAATTAATAATCAACAACTTTGATCTATAAGTGCTATATCAATTCTTAAGATTAAATTTGAATAGCCACTGAGTTATAAGTTGTTTTTAAGGTGAATCAGATATATTTTTTGAAAATTAAACAGGATTTAAGAAGATTAAAGAGGAATATAGAAATATTTGGTGAATTGTGAAGGATATAGAAATTAAGAAATAATTCTATATCAAAGGTTGACCCGTATGTCTAATTTACTTTTTAAGCAAAAACTCTAAATAGGGTCCCTTGAAAATTTAGTTAGTATGGTTGATTTATCTAAAGGTAATAAGGTTTGTTCCCGGTATGAATTTTAAAAATAGGGCAGCAGCGACACCTACCGGAAATCGTATTAATACGATGAAAAACTAGAGAGAGGATGAAGATGATGGAGGACGCCATTAATGAAACGTATTCTATAATGCGCGCCGTCCCCTTAACGCTTAACTCGTACCCGCTTATTTGCAATAAATATATGCAAACGAATCGAGATTTTTTCATAAGGGTTTTCAATGATAAGTCTCAAGCCAAAGAATTGTTAGTTGTTCACCCGGGAACAGATAGGCTGTTGCCGAGTGCCATTGCTTGCGCCGCGTTCGCAAGCGTGTTTTATGGCGAAGTAAATGTGAAGGAGTATTATCGACGATTTAATCCCGATCAAATGGTAAGCCTCGGAATCGAAAGATATAGATTCGTCGGCGTAGACGGCGATGTATGTATATTAAAGTCCGATGATAACAAAAAAGCCGTGAATAGCACGACAAGGGTTCCGTTAGATTTCGGACTTAATATACGCCCGAATAACGGCTCTTCGTTAAAAACCGGTACGCAAGGAAGCAGAGGTTCTTTAGCAAAAGTAGCAAAAGCCTCCGAATATCTTCAAGGCCTTGTTGGCGGTACATATCGGAACCAGGCGATAGTTCAACCGCTCTGTACCCTGGTCGTTTGTTCTAGGGACAAAGCCCAATATATCATGGATAGAATGACGTTCATCGACGATGAAGGGGTTTTTCGATTTGCCGACGTATTTCCGGCCGCATGGGCTCGTTCGGTAGACGAGAAAAGGTTTTATTTTGGTGAAGTTGGAAAAAGTGTTCCGACGGTCTTATTCACGAATCGAATATCGCTTGCCCGTGAAATCTTGCATGACGATCAAGATTATGAGAAGCGTATATTTGCGGTTATTCTTGACGATATCGAGTCTACTGAATCCGCCTCGGAGATTAACGATATCAAGGAGTTAATCGGTCGTAGACAAAAC
Coding sequences within it:
- a CDS encoding alkaline phosphatase family protein → MKRKALTEKIAVIGVDGFEPRLAKKFLDQGKMPNLQKFIDRGSCRDDLVLLGAVPTVTPTLWTTLSTGAYPGTHGITCFFGHNHGQLDSLVYNLDSRRCKAEPLWNIYAEEADKKTLVWHWPGSSWPATSDSPNLHVVDGTQPQTINTGIAGIDISKIVVASDKFTEVQFLPNTSTITPGAGCIIENVEELLEDDGEVSYLRAAISSGAKVIKNIITCEEENEVNVLAKMIADSVKSPIKEAAGWANAPAGAKEFTIILGKGLDRRPVLLLQNEQGVYDTVQVYKSKKDAEPLVTLKAEQSAYDVVDTITNDDGEPVLGNRNYHALTISPDGSQVTMLIGMALDVSRDDLFHPKSLYKEVIDNIGYVPNRPVVNGANEILVDKVFIPTWDHYSQWQADCLTYFMKHNKYDIIYSHLHNVDNGGHLFWHFAKHQEMWKNNEEAYKVFIERMYIQTDNYIGRFLPYLDEGWTIIVTADHGLSCQENHGVELGEAGGITTPVMEELGYTKMLLDENGNRTHEFDWANTKAVASRGNHIYINLIGRDEHGIVDPKDQYDLETQIISDLYQYRDHKTGKRVVALAMRNKDAVILGLSGPECGDIVYFKEETFNVIHADSLSTQNGYADTSLSPIFVAAGPGIKEGFKTERVIRQVDIAPTMAFLSGVRLPAQSEGSPVHQILTEEI
- a CDS encoding thioredoxin family protein, with the translated sequence MSLQRLNAKSFEEIIYDQGSPCLVIFSRKTCHVCKGVVPILEEMQPDYEGKFGFYYVDVEDEQALYQRFSLKGVPQILFFKDGEFQGKLVGAVDDEKVSDKIMEVGEG